TAATTTCTTGGATTGGGATGATAAAAACGATCAAGACAAGCACATTAAAATATGTGTCATATTACCTGTAGGAAGGAAGTTGCAAGAACGGTATCTACAGAATCATTAAATCTCATAGGAAATATGACAGTGACCTTGTCCACCTGCAAACAGCCAGAACATAGCATCATTTAATCTGAATACATAATAGGCTCCTCGGAGATAGATAGTAAAACAACTAACAATGTGCCTTTTAGTATGGCAAGGAGAGAGAGCTTTGATGAGGATGAAAGACGGATGGCATGAATTTAGCCCAGTACTAAATCGTCAAGCAAAAAGGTTGTGAAATAGAGATTATTTCTGATACAGCCAGTCTAGAAGAAATAACACATACAGAGAAGATAACTTGACTCCTCGAGGAACTCAAGAGTACCTATGCATTCTGAAACTAGAGACTTTTCACTGCAGCATATTGAAATGGATACATGTTTTTCCCCATCTTGTGCATGTGTTAAAGTGGATAAGATTACTCACCTGAGGTACAAGGAAAAAAGACTCATTTGGCCGATGAACCAGCGCAACAGGCTTGCCTAGATCGGAAGGAACTGTCCTTGAAACAAGATGTTTTAGTACTGCCCTCAGTGGGGCTCCCATTACTACCTCCCTCACCGATGCAATCTTTGTCAAGAGGGCATGTTTGTGTTCTACAATCAGAAACAGATATCATAAGAACTGCTATGTTGCCATGGGTGCAATGTAAATTCCAGTACTAGCTGAAACTTCAGCAAGAAATAGACAATAACCTAGTTTAGAAGTATCAAAGACTTCTTCGTGACAATTAATACACTATGTAGAATGATCACAAATTCTAAGAGAATTGAAATAATAAGCATACCGACTCAAATGAAAAAACTAAATGCTACGCATTGAGTTGCACTACCATCCCAAGTTTGAGGCCCTCGTTTGACCGGCTCAAAGATTAACAACAAAGTTGAAATTATATAGGATTGTGAGGAGGGGTGTGCCAAAAGTAGAGGTATGGTTAGTTTTGGGTAAGTTTAATACTTCATAAGGAAAAGAGTAGGTCCAACAGAACTCTTAATTCTATGGTATCAAAAATTTGTAAATGCTAAAGGTTCATAGTTTACATTACAGATGGATATTATGGAGTGAAAAGGAAAGTAAATGAAGTATATCACAAAGAACTTTAACCTAAGGTGAATCCAAACATCTAACACAGATCCAAGTGAACCACGACACACAAACTCACAGAGTTATATTTTGCAAAGGCCTTTATTCTTTATTTCAAAGGGAGCTATTACCTCTGCTTGTACGCTTCTGAGTAGTCAAAAGGGAAAAGCGCAAAAGAATGTCATAGTCTGTTGGAGCATTAAGCGCAAAGTGCAACTAACGCGTGGGTTTTAGCGAAGAAAAGCACCaatcaagaaaaaattaaaaacagAAATGTAATGCTGGAAAATGTATTtggacaaagaaaggaaaaactataattaagctatatatatatacacacacacacatatatatgttAGAGAGAATATCAACCATGAAGGTGCACGCACCTTAGCACCTTGACCCCTACACTAAAGTGCCAACTAAGCGAGGCGAAGCGCACAACCTGGACTTCACCGAGCTCAGGGCTTAAGCACACTTCAAGCGAGATTAGGCTCAACATGCAAAAGAAGTGGGCCTAGGTCAAAGGTAGTATGAAATGTGTGGTCATCTCATCTAAAAACTTAATTTGTTAGAGAGAGCtcatttttatttacttaatcTTATGTTCAACATGCCCGCTCACATTCTGGCTTAATCTTTTATGGAACAAGCATGTGGTCACTCTTTTTAAGAATGGTGACAATGAGGCTTGGAACCCAGGATCTTTGCGTACTTTGGTACCATGTCGAAGTGTGTGACCATCTCAATTAAAAGCTTATACTTTAAACTGATAGAGAAAGTACATTTTTATTTACTTACTTATGTCTTCAATAGGTAGTAGATCGACTGGTTGAGTTGAAAGAGAGAGATGCAAGAACAATAGAATAGGCAGAAAAAAATTTGGCGAGAAGTGGAGAGAAAATTTATGAGAATAGACATAAAGGCCCAAAAccggaatcaacaatggatgaaGTAACCAAAGATCTTAAAACCTACTTAATCAACGCAGGACTATCTATGTTTGTgcgtgtgtgtgagagagagaccATGGAGATGAAAAGAGGGCGTACTTCCGTTGATTttttgtgtgtatgtgtgtgtgtgtgggggggggggtgtaAGGGAAGAGAGAGAAGGGGATAGAGAGGGGATAATGGCGTGTGGTAGCAAATTGTGTTCAATGAGTGTTAAATTTCGTAGAATGTTTGTGTTATTAATGAATCCCAAAACGGAGCAGGCGGGGCTGATAGAATGGAAGCAAAATCCGTTTGGCGTCAAGATACTAAAAATGAGTTTGCTGATTTGATTAGTAGAAGTTTGTAGCATAGAAGGGTTTTTGGAGGAATAATGATCATATGAGACACTAGCAGTGACGGTCGAATGGGAATCAAATAGGCAGACCTCATTACCATATCTGTGAAAAATATCGAAGGTGATAAATTAAATGGTGTCAAATACACCTAATCTACTTATTCATGGAAAACAGCTTCTAACACTGCTTTAATAGTCAAATATCAGAATTAAGAGTAGACAGTCAGAGATTCCATGTAAGCTGGATTGAGAAAGCTTAATGGCATGGGAAATTGTAACTTCTGCATTACAAGACGATAAGAATTGGATTCAGGGGAAAATGGATAAGCTTGATTAACTATTGCTAGCCACAGTTAAACTTTCTTTATTGACAATGAGAATCAACTGTTAAATTTATGAGGAATGAAAGTCCCATGCTCAACCTTAAGATGATTTTGTTTGTCATTTCCTTTCCGGCAGTAGAGAATAACTAACTTGTAGAGATGACTCGGTGAATTTGTGGAGAAAAACTCTAGCTTGTATAATGTTTCCTAACAGCTTGTGCATTGGACTTGTAACCTTTTGTTAAGAGATTACCTACTTAAccaactaatatatatatatctaaatcAAGAACAGAAATTAAGTTATACAATGCCAATAGTATATGCTACATACTGATACAACAAAATATACAGTTATACTATGCCACTACTCAGACAATATATCATTACTCTTAAAAGCTCAAAGAATGAGTACAATAATGATCAATTTCCCTATTAGTTTGAGGAATAGATGTAACATGCCCACAAACAAAAATGAACTCCAGGAGAAGGAAACACTGGAAAACCCCAGAAACACTTAAAATTTTCAGTGtctccttctctttttctttctcaaaaaaaaaaagagaacgaaACACTGAAATTTTTAATTGAAGAAAAACCTTTTTActtgtgtgtgtttgtgtgtgaATGTGAATGTATGCTTATAATGAGTGTTCTTGACTTATACTGAAAAAGAACTTTGTAAAATAGACATGCAATATGAAATCAACAGTCACATTTATTTCTCAATTACCCTTACAACTAAGGACCTCCAAATTTTCTAGTAATTGCAGGTTGGACTAATATACTATATCCTTCAGTGCAATTATGGCAAGCTCATAATGACCTTAAAGAGGAAACTTGCAGAACCTTCATCTGGGGGAAGTTTTGACAAGTTCAGTTTAAGTGTGAGATTAAATCCATCTCTTGGAGGATCAAGAATTTGTGCAACTACACCATATGCTGCTTTTATGGCTTCTAAAGCTCCAAGTGGAAGTCCACCAAAGAGGACAGTTTCTGGAGGTGGTATGGGCAATGATACTGAAAGAAGCAGGACATTTGGATTTTTCACTGAAGCCTGCAGAATATGTCACACATTAGCCTGCCAGATATATCATTCTGTTTCATTTCTTAGGAAGATGACAGCATGTCAAGATGAAAATGCCACCATCTCAACTgacattttcaaaataataaGATGTGTTTGAtggttcttttccttttctttcaaagggaaaaaagtagaaaatataaaaagaaaatcaTAACAGAACTGCTGTACAATAATAACTCACCTGAATATGGTaacggatatcatcaaattcaacCCATTGGCAATCCAGTTCAACTCCTTTCTCAAGACTGCAAAATAAGGATGTGCTATCAGCATCTACTACAGATTATTTACATAATTAGAGAACATATCAGCTCTCATTGCACAAAATAGAATAAATTTTCGGAAGATTCAAGGATCAGTAAACTAGGTAAGTCACATTTCAACACTTTTAGCATATTCAATACACCAATTAGTGAAAGAATAAGCTCATAGCAATTGGACAAATCAAGAACCAGCTGTTATTATCCTGCAGTTTGGTTCTTTAAGTTTGCCAAAAGTAAGCATTTTTGCTCTCCATCAAATATTTAACAGACGTCGGTTATCACGTCAGTCTAACACATTGAAGGTCTCCGGTTCGAGTCCAGGCGACGCCATTCTATTTTTCGCGAGGTAGGGGTAAGATTGcgcacacactaccctccccaggcgccacttgtgggattacactggttgttgttgttgtttagaaCTAAAAAGATTTAACTGGAACCCATATATGCAACTGAAAGACTGCAAATTTATGCTTATGATAGAGTAACAGGAAAAATGCTAATTCCTACAGATGCATATAAGTACTTCATCATTATAATCAAAGCACAATAACGAGTTAAAAACTTTGCAGAAGTAGCAAACATAGAAGCAGTAATCAATACACCCCAACAAAAAAGAGAGATAAAACAGCAGAATGTAATCCACACTTCCCTAACCGACAATTTGACCCGCAAAAGtgtaaaaagggggaaattgaaaATCAGAAATGGTGGAAGCTTACTTCTGGACGCGATTGGACAAGATCTGAAGGAGATATCTGGAGGGAGATTGCAGTAATATCATCGATTTCTTCGATCTCTTCTCACAAGAAATTCACAAAGAGTGTACAGTTGGGTTTTCGAAAattagaaaaaaggaaaaaggagatAAAGAGAGACACAAGTATGAGAATCTTGAATGGACCCTTGATCAAGTTTTGCTTAACGTTCAATTTTTATTCTGATAATGGTATTGTTACTCTCTCTCATCTCATCGTTGAAGTCGAGAAGTGAAGTAAGAATAAATTACCGAACACATGCTAGTTAGCTTTTCAGTTTTTTGTTTCTTTCTAAATTAACATTAGGATGgaatgaggaggaggaggaaattTTTTTCTTGAACTTTTTTTTCCAACAAAGttttatttggcattttaaaaAGAACCAAAGAAAAACTATGAGTTTTTAATCAAAtgtcttatcttttcttttttttttttacttggatggacttttttttttaatcaaattATGTGCTCTAGAAATTCTTTGCCTTCTTTAGCCGAGGGTCATTCAGAGTCTTGTTATACGAGgtagttgtttttgttgttgttattgactTGGATAGATATTTTTTGCCTTTATTGGAATTTGAACAAGGTACCTCATGGTTCTCGCCCACTTTATTGACCACTAGGTCACACCCTTATATACCATTCCGTTCGAGCTTTCCTAGCTATTAAAGTTTTCATTTTTTATCTTCTTTATCTTAAAATTGTTTGATCTTgtcccccttttcttttctttataataataataataataatacaaaaaTCGGGAGTCCTTGAGATATACACTCTCTTATTGGTTTTTTAAAGGGATATACACTAGATATTGTCTATATCAAATCTCatgtttgatgatttgaacatactTTTGTGTATGTTATTCGATATCTTTATATGACAACTAATattcttttattataattattattaattGCTTGATAATATGATAAAGTCCCttaattaaattttgagacttatGATCTTGATTGGGATTATAATAACTATAGTAAAGTTTCTTAtgatttaatctaaatttgttcttgataaaataattattaattttgatattagtaatccggttagatcaatatttatgtggcCGTCTTTATGAGATAAAGATTAGTTAATCTCATTAAGTAAATCACATATATAGATGATGCATGTGGAATATGATCATTGAATTGACTCATTGAATAATTCTTAATGGTTCGAATTACCATAAATTGTCAATAgaatattctcttgaagaatgtgatgtcaGAGTTTTCTTTGACAtaagatcgtcatagtaattgacaaatCATTTAGTGTGCTTTGGTACTAGACACCTATAGCCCTGGCCCGATAGTTGAAAAGAtattgatatgatgaaatacttgtagaattaatGATTGATCAAGAtaaaatctgtcaactcttggcaATGAGTTTAAGCTTCATATTGTCATAAATTATAAGCGATCAAATAAAGACCTTGGGCATGGCAATtgaataaaaagaagaaagagtttttcttaggtcattcaataaCCGACTATATTTGACATGTCGCCTATAGAATTTGACAGTTGAACTATATTCTAGGGTGACTCAGAGCTATAAATATAGAAGGAAATACTATATTATTCTTCTACGGGTTAAAGAGTGTTGCTAGACATCACCCTTAATTAGTATTTTGATCTGATCAATTTACTACTAGCTTAATATTGAACAtgtggggtcgcacactaacgagtgctCTAATTTTTACTAAaggattaattaatttaatatttgataattaaattagaGAATTTAATTAGCCAAATAAACGAAATTATTTCTCCaaattctttgctagcacagaaaatttaattaatattgtacataaattgaagttttctatttggaatggGAAAGTAAATAATATCACttggttaatatatatatatatatatatatatatatatatatatatatatgagatgtATAATACAgctaatatttatttatataaagaTTGTATATTTAATATTAATGTATTCTTATAATCCAATTTGAATTGGATCAAGTGATGTGAAAGTTCAATTGGACCAAGTAACGTGAACCGGACGTTCGACACTTCAATAATAGATAAAGGTGGAGGAAAGGTTCTGTACTAAGTCTTGCAATAAAACCAGTGAGTGAATTACAAAGCCGAAGAGAAGAGGATAGATCTTTTCAATTATAGCAGTAGAGAAGCTGCAAAGATGGCAGAAAAGGCAAATCTTCTCAATCAAAGCAACGGAGAAGCTTGTATAGGATAAAATCGGTTCATATTAAATGCTCGTATAATAGAGCGATATATGGAATCAGAGACAGATGAAAAGTGAAACAGGTGGAAGTCAAGACCAGAAGCAGCAGTCTCGGTTGGTACCGGGCACCCCCCGAAAGGAATGTTGCTCATGAAGACAAATGAATACCTGTCATCCGATAgtattcaatgaagaatattatGCAATATTAAATGTATAATCCTTTATAGAGAATATGACATTCATAGCATGCCGCTACACATTCTTTAATGGCCCCCATAATTATCATTCAAGATGGGtttgatcctaggatcttgttcCCTAGGTGCCACTATAAATAGAGATTTCAACAATTATTGTAAGGACACGAATTTTCTGACAAACTTATGCTATAcacattattctaagctcaataacactttatttcttgtttattattattactactatCTTCGGAAGCTCTGCTCCAGGAACCAAGCTATCTGCTATCTTACCTCGATTCCAACGCTAAatcttgaatttttatttaatttagttatcattttaggatcaaatggattcacttgtctataaaaccaagtataaattcaactgtaccattttacaGTAAACAGTTTGGGCCCACAGTGGGGCTTAGACAGTTGCGTAATTGAGTTGATCTTTGTATCTATTACTAACCTGTTTAAACTATTTGTTTCTTAgcgaaaaatcataaaaaatggcAGATAACGATGTCAACATCACACACAATATTGGCGCCCAAGGAAACTAGCCTCAACACAAAGATTTGATCAGCGATACCCGCAACGAGGAGGGTATAGCCACGCCTATCCATGGAGACAATATCCACAGTATGTTCGAGAGGCAACTCCTAATCTTAAGGGAGCAACAAAGGGCTATTATGGTCCATCTCTCACGAAAAGATCAGGTCCTAACGGAGTTGAAACAAGCATTATCGGATGCCTCCAAAAACGTGAATGGAAGAGGTCCAGTTCCTCCCGGTGCTCCCACAAATCAAACAGCACAAAGGATTGATAACAACATCCCGAGGTGTGAGCTTGGCTTTGACAAGGCCAGGGGGATGACAGCAGACCTCGTAACAACAATGAAAATGATCCCGTTAAAATCGAACTCATGCGGTTTATGAGGAAAATAAATGCccgaatgaatcaaatctctggcGCACTGCCGGTGTTGAAAGGACCGGACTCAAAGAAGTACACCCAGTTGCTGTTCAAACCAAGCGCAGTAAAGGAGTTAATCCCAAAGCAGTTCAATATGCGGACGTGCCAAAATATGATGGGACTTCGGATCCTCAAGAGCACATCACCACTTATACAACGACGGTGAAAGGAAATAACTTAGCTCCTCCCGAGATTGAATCAGTCTTGTTGAAGAAGTTTGGGGAGACCCTCACAAAAGGGCCCTAACATGGTATTCACTTTTACCCCAGCACTTAATAGATTCCTCTGAGATGCTCATAGATTCTTTTATCAAGTCCAATGCCGGGGTTAGGAAGGTACAGGCCCAAAAGACCGACATATTCATAATTGCACAAGGAGAGTCTGAATTGCTGCAGGAGTTCGTGACCAGGTTACAGAAGGAGAGGATGCTGCTACCGGTCGTGTCGGGTGAATGGACAACAGAGGCATTTACTAAAAGGCTGAATTCGAGGAGTTCTTATGCTTCTCGAAATATGAAAGAAAGTCTGCTCGAGTTCCAGGTAATAACATGGACGAATGTTCAAAACCGCTATGAATCGAAGATAAGAATTGAGGATGACCAGCTCGGTTTCTCGGCATCAACCAAGGGTCAGGATCGAGAGAAGAATAAGGAAAATTGAAGGATGATCTCGACGCAGTTTG
The Nicotiana sylvestris chromosome 11, ASM39365v2, whole genome shotgun sequence DNA segment above includes these coding regions:
- the LOC104212023 gene encoding actin-related protein 2/3 complex subunit 2A, translating into MILLQSPSRYLLQILSNRVQNLEKGVELDCQWVEFDDIRYHIQASVKNPNVLLLSVSLPIPPPETVLFGGLPLGALEAIKAAYGVVAQILDPPRDGFNLTLKLNLSKLPPDEEHKHALLTKIASVREVVMGAPLRAVLKHLVSRTVPSDLGKPVALVHRPNESFFLVPQVDKVTVIFPMRFNDSVDTVLATSFLQEFVEARRTAGLNNAPPCLWSPSAPQELKEAFTEALSANAGFVSFVIFPRHVEGRKLDRTVWNLSTFHAYVNYHVKCSECFMHTRMRRQVESLIQALDRAKPDYEKAKRSSPSRSFKRMSLKDGNNSLGSRSWK